A single Rhodothermales bacterium DNA region contains:
- a CDS encoding winged helix-turn-helix domain-containing protein: MSQSHALSLPPAFPLRLLPHASPRDGQAVVHQMPTDRHPPEPVADWMTCGPIRLNRRHREVVVGHEPVRLRRREFALLEWLMRHPGHYFTRDELLAQVWGLGFNPGTNVVDVQVYTLRQKLARVGADRVIETMRGVGYRAKPAG; encoded by the coding sequence ATGTCCCAGTCCCATGCGTTATCGCTCCCGCCGGCCTTCCCCCTGCGGCTATTACCACATGCCTCACCCCGGGATGGGCAGGCGGTGGTCCACCAGATGCCGACCGACCGGCATCCGCCCGAGCCCGTGGCGGACTGGATGACGTGCGGTCCGATCCGCCTCAACCGAAGGCATCGCGAAGTGGTGGTCGGGCACGAGCCCGTGCGGCTTCGCCGGCGCGAATTCGCGCTCCTCGAGTGGCTCATGCGCCACCCGGGGCACTATTTCACACGCGACGAGTTGCTCGCCCAGGTCTGGGGGCTGGGATTTAACCCCGGGACCAACGTGGTGGATGTCCAGGTCTATACGCTCCGCCAGAAACTCGCCCGGGTGGGCGCCGACCGTGTCATCGAAACGATGCGGGGGGTGGGATATCGCGCAAAACCGGCCGGATGA
- a CDS encoding GspE/PulE family protein, translating into MPLSIAVLPTPAPALLALLPAVLAHRHRVVPLALSGRELEVGVEALPEPAVARRLALVTGRRIRPVPLPAEDLAELLSAWYPEGRRQEVLSAPREAGPVGSAIQHVEVIVQRAQERRASDIHLEPAEEGLRVRYRIDGALRVDRVLPARMQDEVVSRIKILAGLDIAERRRPQDGRFRFLSPAGEVDIRVATLPSSRGEKAVLRLLDRGGSGGGLPFDLAALGLAGRDHTKLREALARPYGMILSTGPTGSGKTTTLYAALQALNAPDINIVTIEDPVEYELPGVCQTHVRPDIGYSFAHALRAMLRQDPDVIFVGEIRDAETAELAVRAALTGHLVLSTLHTNDAAGAAVRLVDLGVPPFLVGSALRLVIAQRLLRRICPACRIRAHPHATDAGWRGAGCPACHDIGYRGRIAVMETMPVSEPIANLIVRRADTAAIRKQARAEGMRTLRDAAHDAMNAGIVAAEEVYAET; encoded by the coding sequence ATGCCGCTTTCGATCGCTGTCCTTCCCACCCCCGCGCCGGCCTTGCTGGCGCTCTTGCCGGCCGTGCTGGCGCATCGGCATCGCGTTGTTCCGCTGGCGCTTTCGGGGCGTGAACTGGAGGTGGGGGTAGAGGCGTTGCCCGAGCCGGCCGTGGCGCGCCGTCTGGCGTTGGTGACGGGGCGGCGGATCCGGCCGGTGCCGCTGCCGGCCGAGGATCTGGCCGAACTGCTGTCCGCGTGGTACCCGGAAGGGAGGCGCCAGGAGGTCCTGTCGGCCCCGCGCGAAGCCGGCCCGGTCGGAAGCGCCATCCAGCATGTGGAGGTAATCGTGCAACGGGCGCAGGAACGCCGGGCGAGCGATATCCACCTGGAGCCAGCGGAGGAGGGCTTGCGAGTGCGGTACCGGATTGATGGGGCGTTGCGGGTCGATCGCGTCCTGCCGGCGCGAATGCAGGACGAGGTCGTTTCCCGCATCAAGATCCTCGCGGGTCTCGATATCGCCGAGCGTCGCCGGCCGCAGGATGGGCGGTTTCGGTTTTTAAGCCCCGCCGGGGAAGTCGATATCCGGGTCGCCACGCTGCCCTCTAGTCGCGGGGAAAAAGCCGTGCTGCGACTGCTCGACCGGGGCGGTTCGGGGGGAGGGCTTCCGTTCGACCTGGCCGCGCTCGGCCTGGCCGGCCGCGATCACACGAAGCTGCGAGAGGCTCTCGCTCGGCCATATGGGATGATCCTCTCCACGGGCCCGACAGGCAGCGGCAAAACGACGACGCTCTACGCAGCGCTACAGGCGCTTAATGCTCCCGACATCAACATCGTGACCATCGAAGATCCCGTCGAATACGAGCTCCCTGGCGTCTGCCAGACGCACGTCCGGCCCGACATCGGGTATTCGTTCGCGCACGCGCTGCGTGCCATGCTGCGGCAGGACCCGGACGTGATCTTCGTCGGCGAGATCCGCGATGCCGAGACCGCCGAGCTGGCCGTCCGAGCGGCGCTCACGGGCCACTTGGTCCTCTCGACGCTCCACACAAACGACGCCGCCGGCGCGGCCGTCCGCCTCGTCGACCTCGGGGTGCCGCCGTTCCTGGTGGGATCGGCCCTGCGGCTCGTCATCGCCCAGCGGTTGCTGCGGAGGATCTGCCCCGCCTGCCGCATCCGCGCCCATCCGCACGCCACCGACGCCGGCTGGCGCGGGGCCGGCTGCCCCGCCTGCCACGACATCGGCTACCGGGGGCGCATCGCGGTGATGGAGACGATGCCGGTGTCGGAGCCGATCGCCAACCTGATCGTGCGGCGGGCCGACACCGCGGCCATTCGAAAACAGGCCCGCGCCGAGGGGATGCGCACGCTCCGGGATGCGGCGCACGATGCCATGAACGCCGGCATCGTCGCGGCCGAAGAAGTGTATGCCGAAACCTGA
- a CDS encoding SGNH/GDSL hydrolase family protein, which translates to MPASIRTSRRHFLQLIAGASAVAALPRSAHAAPADLVWRDVRDWGIEGKGWMDTKRYFDRLPGKAEGVVRPPVWDLSRHSAGQSVRFVTDAPAIHVRYTLLSDRLAMPHMPATGVSGLDLYATDDHGVDRWAAVVQPEAQTVEKPAAEGLRPGKRRYTVYLPLYNGVESLEIAVDAGASFEPLAPRAERPILFYGTSIMHGACASRPGISISAILGRRLNRPVINLGFSGNGRMEPEVGALLAELDPCVFALDCLPNMDAAGVDERAAPLVRQLRAAHPDTPVLLVEDRSFTNTRFFPAREEHHRNSREALRRTYARLLDDGVDRLYYLDGEQLLGDDGEAATDGSHPNDLGMVRYADAYEPALRAALGQY; encoded by the coding sequence ATGCCTGCGTCAATTCGTACTTCCCGCCGTCATTTTCTTCAATTGATCGCCGGCGCCTCGGCCGTCGCCGCGTTGCCCCGCAGTGCCCACGCCGCGCCGGCGGATCTCGTCTGGCGCGATGTCCGTGATTGGGGGATCGAAGGGAAGGGGTGGATGGATACAAAACGGTACTTCGACCGGCTGCCCGGCAAGGCGGAGGGGGTCGTGCGGCCGCCGGTGTGGGACCTGTCGCGGCACTCCGCCGGCCAGTCGGTCCGGTTCGTGACCGATGCGCCGGCCATCCACGTGCGCTACACGTTGCTGTCCGACCGCCTCGCGATGCCGCATATGCCGGCGACGGGGGTGAGCGGACTCGATCTCTACGCTACCGACGACCACGGCGTCGACCGGTGGGCCGCCGTGGTGCAGCCGGAGGCGCAGACGGTGGAGAAACCGGCCGCCGAGGGATTGCGGCCCGGTAAACGGCGGTACACGGTGTATCTTCCCCTGTACAACGGCGTCGAATCCCTCGAAATCGCCGTCGATGCCGGGGCGTCGTTTGAGCCACTCGCTCCCCGGGCGGAGCGGCCGATCCTGTTTTACGGGACGTCGATCATGCACGGCGCCTGCGCGTCACGGCCGGGGATATCGATTTCGGCCATCCTGGGCCGCCGGCTCAACCGGCCCGTCATCAACCTGGGCTTTTCAGGCAACGGCCGCATGGAGCCCGAGGTCGGTGCGTTGCTGGCCGAGCTCGACCCGTGTGTGTTCGCCCTCGACTGCCTGCCCAACATGGACGCCGCCGGCGTCGACGAGCGCGCCGCCCCGCTGGTCCGCCAGCTCCGGGCCGCGCATCCGGATACCCCCGTGCTGCTCGTCGAGGACCGGTCGTTCACGAACACTCGTTTCTTCCCGGCGCGCGAGGAGCACCACCGCAACAGCCGCGAGGCATTACGGCGCACCTACGCCCGCCTGCTGGACGACGGGGTCGACCGCCTGTATTATCTCGACGGCGAGCAGCTTCTCGGCGACGACGGCGAGGCCGCCACCGATGGATCCCATCCGAACGACCTCGGGATGGTACGGTATGCCGATGCCTACGAGCCGGCCCTTCGCGCGGCGCTCGGGCAGTATTGA
- a CDS encoding GIY-YIG nuclease family protein, with product MARTFHVYILSNRRRTVLYTGITNNLPVRLEMHLAGMGSVFVSRYKVFDLVYFEAFERSEEAIAREKQIKGWRREKKLTLILRANPKMIDLKSQLI from the coding sequence ATGGCGCGGACCTTTCACGTGTATATCCTCAGCAATCGCCGGCGGACGGTGCTCTACACCGGAATCACGAACAATCTACCCGTGCGTCTTGAAATGCATCTGGCCGGCATGGGGAGTGTTTTCGTTAGCCGGTACAAGGTATTTGATCTCGTATACTTCGAGGCCTTCGAAAGATCGGAAGAAGCCATCGCTCGGGAAAAACAGATCAAGGGGTGGCGGCGTGAGAAAAAGCTGACGCTGATTCTCCGCGCCAACCCCAAAATGATCGATCTGAAAAGTCAGCTGATATGA
- a CDS encoding amidohydrolase — MRYPDPTVAASVSAGRIPLTLFFCPMGTRTFILPFSLLCTLTLAAPGCYREAPADLVLRGGSVYTMASPARAEAVVVRGTRIVFVGADAEVGRFVGPATRVVDLAGRMVLPGFRDTHAHPATSGVELNECRLDDLAMAEAILAQIQTCAETTPAGAWLRGGGWALPAFPRANPTRDALDAATPDHPAFLLAADGHSAWVNSLALERAGITRATPDPPNGRIERDNSGAPSGTLREAAVDLVNRALPAYTADQWRAGIQDALRLANSFGITAVHEAALTPESLEAYAALAAEQRLSARVIGALFVSPEGGLAQVDSFISVRARHPATPFFRIDAAKLMADGVIESGTAALLAPYLGASEAAEVAEVAAATGPVTGPATGPVTGPATGPVTGPATYRPGQLDTLVAALDVSDFQIHIHAIGDRAVRMSLDAIAHARRDGSHSAPPILVHIQLIDPADLPRFAELGVVGSFQPLWAYADTYITELTEPVLGPERSRWLYPIASLSATGAVVAGGSDWNVSSMNPLDAIQVGITRRALEDSTGPAWIPQERVDLTTLLRMYTINAAMAAGDAGENGSLEVGKQADIVVLERDLYAIPPHDIHRVRVDMTVVDGVVVYSRAP; from the coding sequence ATGCGGTATCCCGATCCCACCGTGGCCGCCTCCGTCAGCGCGGGTCGCATCCCGCTTACGCTATTTTTCTGTCCGATGGGCACACGCACCTTCATCCTGCCTTTCAGCTTGCTGTGCACGCTGACGCTCGCGGCGCCGGGATGCTACCGCGAGGCGCCGGCCGACCTCGTCCTACGCGGGGGCTCCGTCTATACGATGGCATCGCCGGCGCGGGCCGAGGCGGTCGTGGTGCGGGGAACGCGGATCGTTTTTGTCGGCGCCGACGCCGAGGTCGGGCGCTTCGTGGGGCCGGCGACGCGGGTCGTCGACCTCGCCGGCCGGATGGTGCTGCCCGGCTTCCGCGACACGCACGCCCACCCGGCCACCAGCGGGGTGGAGTTAAACGAGTGCCGGCTGGACGACCTGGCCATGGCCGAGGCCATCCTGGCACAGATTCAGACCTGCGCCGAAACCACGCCGGCCGGCGCCTGGCTCCGCGGCGGCGGATGGGCGCTGCCGGCGTTCCCGCGGGCCAACCCGACCCGCGACGCCCTGGACGCCGCGACGCCCGACCACCCCGCGTTCCTCCTCGCGGCCGACGGCCACTCGGCCTGGGTAAACAGCCTCGCCCTGGAACGCGCCGGCATCACCCGCGCCACACCGGACCCGCCCAACGGCCGGATCGAGCGCGACAACTCGGGCGCGCCGTCGGGGACGCTGCGCGAGGCGGCGGTCGACCTCGTCAACCGCGCGCTGCCCGCATACACGGCCGACCAGTGGCGCGCCGGCATCCAGGACGCACTCCGCCTCGCGAATTCGTTCGGGATCACCGCAGTGCACGAAGCCGCGCTGACGCCGGAGTCGCTCGAGGCCTACGCCGCGCTGGCGGCTGAACAACGGCTCTCGGCCCGCGTCATCGGTGCTCTGTTCGTTTCGCCCGAAGGAGGGCTCGCGCAGGTGGATTCCTTTATCAGTGTGCGCGCCCGGCATCCCGCGACACCCTTCTTCCGGATCGATGCGGCTAAACTGATGGCCGACGGGGTGATCGAATCGGGCACGGCCGCGCTGCTGGCGCCCTATCTCGGGGCATCGGAGGCGGCGGAAGTGGCGGAAGTGGCGGCGGCCACCGGACCGGTCACTGGGCCGGCCACCGGACCGGTCACTGGGCCGGCCACCGGACCGGTCACTGGGCCGGCCACCTATCGGCCCGGTCAGCTGGACACGCTCGTGGCGGCGCTGGACGTCTCGGACTTCCAGATCCACATCCACGCCATCGGCGACCGCGCCGTCCGGATGAGTCTGGACGCCATCGCCCACGCTCGCCGCGACGGCTCACACAGCGCGCCGCCGATCCTCGTCCACATTCAACTCATCGATCCCGCGGACCTCCCTCGATTTGCCGAGCTGGGGGTGGTAGGCAGCTTCCAGCCGCTGTGGGCGTACGCGGACACGTATATCACGGAGCTCACCGAGCCGGTGCTCGGCCCCGAACGGTCGCGGTGGTTGTACCCAATCGCGTCGCTGTCCGCTACTGGCGCGGTCGTTGCCGGCGGCAGCGATTGGAACGTCTCGTCCATGAACCCGCTGGACGCCATCCAGGTGGGCATCACCCGGCGGGCGCTGGAGGATTCGACCGGGCCGGCGTGGATCCCGCAGGAACGGGTGGACCTCACGACGCTCCTGCGGATGTACACGATCAACGCGGCCATGGCCGCCGGCGACGCCGGCGAAAACGGCTCACTCGAAGTCGGAAAACAGGCGGATATCGTGGTGCTGGAGCGCGATCTGTACGCCATACCGCCCCACGACATCCACCGCGTCCGGGTCGATATGACGGTGGTAGATGGGGTGGTGGTTTATTCGCGCGCGCCTTGA
- a CDS encoding secretin and TonB N-terminal domain-containing protein codes for MIALHVIIGLFALLCVTTAQERPPAVVAAFDRDQLPAGAHAMLEDLNTRNADLRDVLRAIARQHDINLWVDDRIETSVTVRLAGVPVLEALLFLCEQHGLALEQSGGILRVAILEPPASPLEVRVVDGRLFLDLRDAPIEATARALAEAGETPIVVRQGVAGVLSGYLQDVPFEVGLHALLDSNGFVLRQADGIWQVDRRGRSATEAGEDSGAWIEERNGAIDLDLRDTGIAEALQAVADRMGFDLVVYALPEGRITVRASGLTVEQALNYLLRNTSLTYRQEGGVIIVGDRQLSGIASTRLLPLRHIQPEGIAERMPDAIRRAAAFQTVEEQNALLVTAPQDVIAEVEAILVQIDAPTPQILIEALVVDFESSDLSQLGVTFGRDGGGEPGNGPAGETYSFGTGADQAGGIDFAGGAPDAERYVNALAGLLGVGSITRLPDDFYLRIQALEREGKAHVRSRPRIATLNGHTAHISVGTTQYYILKTLLPFSSSGQVNEAEHFERVEANVSLEITPWVGASGEVTAEIHPTFATPVGVLDPRVPPTINNRTVRTTVRLRAGETVAIGGLIQESESEVFNKVPILGDIPIVGRLFRNRRKDMHRSELVIFITPHVFTGNVHDIEIEP; via the coding sequence ATGATCGCCTTGCACGTGATAATTGGCCTCTTCGCCCTGTTGTGCGTCACCACCGCGCAGGAACGGCCTCCGGCTGTCGTCGCGGCATTCGACAGGGACCAGCTTCCCGCCGGCGCACACGCGATGCTTGAGGACCTGAACACGCGGAACGCTGACCTGCGGGATGTCCTGCGGGCCATCGCGCGGCAACACGACATCAACCTTTGGGTGGATGACCGGATCGAAACCTCGGTGACCGTCCGCCTCGCCGGCGTGCCCGTCCTGGAGGCGTTGCTGTTCCTGTGTGAACAGCACGGGCTGGCGCTGGAGCAATCGGGCGGCATCCTGCGAGTGGCGATACTGGAACCGCCGGCTTCTCCACTGGAGGTGCGCGTCGTGGACGGACGTCTTTTTCTCGATCTGCGCGACGCCCCCATCGAAGCGACCGCCCGAGCCTTGGCGGAAGCCGGCGAGACGCCGATCGTCGTGCGCCAGGGCGTCGCGGGTGTGCTGTCCGGCTACCTCCAGGATGTCCCGTTCGAAGTGGGGCTTCACGCGCTTCTCGACAGCAACGGGTTCGTCCTGCGGCAAGCAGACGGCATCTGGCAGGTTGATCGTCGCGGCCGTTCGGCCACGGAGGCCGGAGAAGATTCGGGGGCATGGATCGAGGAACGCAATGGCGCGATCGACCTCGACCTGCGCGACACTGGCATCGCGGAGGCGCTCCAGGCTGTGGCCGACCGGATGGGGTTCGACCTCGTCGTCTATGCTCTCCCCGAAGGTCGGATCACGGTGCGCGCCTCGGGACTCACCGTCGAGCAAGCGCTGAACTACCTGCTTCGGAACACCAGCCTCACCTATCGCCAGGAAGGCGGTGTGATTATCGTCGGCGACCGTCAGCTCTCCGGCATCGCTAGCACCCGCCTCCTTCCGCTTCGCCACATCCAACCCGAAGGCATCGCCGAGCGGATGCCAGATGCCATCCGACGAGCCGCAGCGTTTCAGACGGTCGAGGAGCAAAACGCGCTGCTCGTCACGGCCCCGCAAGACGTCATCGCCGAGGTGGAGGCGATCCTGGTCCAGATTGACGCGCCGACGCCGCAGATCCTCATCGAGGCGCTGGTGGTGGACTTCGAGAGCAGCGATCTCAGTCAGCTGGGGGTGACCTTTGGACGCGACGGGGGAGGCGAGCCGGGAAACGGGCCGGCGGGCGAGACCTACTCTTTCGGCACCGGCGCGGATCAGGCCGGCGGGATCGACTTCGCCGGGGGCGCTCCCGATGCCGAGCGATACGTCAACGCACTCGCCGGCCTGTTGGGTGTCGGCAGCATCACCCGGCTGCCGGATGACTTCTATCTCCGCATCCAGGCCCTCGAAAGGGAAGGCAAGGCCCACGTCCGCTCCCGCCCCCGCATCGCGACGCTAAATGGCCATACGGCCCACATAAGCGTCGGCACCACCCAGTATTACATCCTCAAGACCCTGCTGCCGTTCTCGTCGTCCGGCCAGGTCAACGAGGCCGAACATTTCGAACGCGTCGAGGCCAACGTATCGCTCGAAATCACTCCGTGGGTGGGCGCTTCCGGCGAGGTGACGGCGGAGATCCATCCGACATTCGCGACCCCCGTAGGCGTGCTTGACCCCCGTGTGCCGCCGACGATCAACAACCGGACGGTACGGACGACGGTCCGCCTTCGCGCCGGCGAGACCGTCGCCATCGGAGGGCTCATCCAGGAAAGCGAGTCGGAGGTCTTCAACAAGGTGCCCATCCTGGGCGATATACCCATCGTTGGTCGGCTGTTTAGAAACCGCCGGAAGGACATGCACCGGTCGGAACTGGTCATCTTCATCACCCCGCATGTCTTCACCGGCAACGTGCACGATATCGAGATCGAGCCATGA
- a CDS encoding DUF5916 domain-containing protein yields the protein MIRRVTPSSPLIPGMLWYILLLMTFERVAEAQDRRMRAHRLGEGDRVQLNGRLDEPFWRLAEPATDFLQRFPVEGQRSSEPSEVFVVYDSDHLYIGAMLHDSEPDGVIGHQLQRDASLASDDRFMWILDTFHDGRTGYFFEINPAGLMGDGLLITGGVNKAWDGIWEARVYRGEHGWSAEIRIPFRTLNFNPDNDTWGINFQRTIRRQNEETLWNGHRRNQSLFEAVFAGDLTELREMSHGAGLEIKPYGVGGWRYVPAQDRPTRYSGDFGVDLTYSITPSLRGALSINTDFAEVEVDQRRVNLTRFPLVFPEKRDFFLEGSNLFEFAPRNAANLFFSRRIGLDGGQQIPIVAGARVAGQQGRFDIGVLQVRTARADALPAEDFSVARVKRNFGEQSSLGVMATRRASDRFEGAAFAPDRYSLGADLELTTRRFLGLDKNFNFQAFWAWHNDNVFADTSSGLDRSVRGLRFRYANDPVVFQTSFRQFGSVYNPAVGFVTRNNFKRLEPQVEYQPLMRRSAAIRNLRFQVAYETIWSLQNAVLTRGLSAEVFGMELESGDEFALTYERAREVLERDFTIYQDLTIVAETYDFQTIGFQVESASRRDVSVAGGASYGSFWTGTRGSVAGALTVRPRAGMSTTLSWEHNDVDLDEGAFITNLYEFTLGWQFSPWTSLTAITQYDDVSERLTLFTRFRWTIRPGNDLFFLFTRNWENEFVQTPNANRFMLRAFETGAAFKVNYTHRL from the coding sequence ATGATCCGACGTGTCACCCCTTCGTCGCCCTTGATTCCCGGGATGCTCTGGTATATCCTCCTGTTGATGACGTTCGAGCGCGTCGCCGAGGCGCAGGATCGACGGATGCGCGCGCACCGGTTGGGGGAGGGCGACCGAGTCCAGCTCAACGGCCGGCTCGACGAGCCGTTCTGGCGCCTGGCCGAGCCGGCGACGGATTTCCTCCAGCGGTTCCCCGTCGAGGGCCAGCGCTCGTCCGAGCCTTCGGAGGTGTTTGTGGTGTACGACAGCGACCATCTCTATATCGGCGCGATGCTGCACGACAGCGAGCCGGACGGCGTGATCGGCCATCAACTCCAGCGCGACGCGTCTCTGGCGTCGGACGACCGATTTATGTGGATACTGGATACCTTCCACGACGGGCGCACCGGCTATTTTTTCGAAATCAACCCGGCCGGCCTGATGGGGGATGGGCTGTTGATCACCGGCGGGGTCAATAAGGCGTGGGACGGCATCTGGGAAGCCCGCGTGTACCGCGGCGAGCACGGGTGGTCCGCCGAGATCCGCATCCCCTTCCGAACCCTCAACTTCAACCCGGACAATGACACCTGGGGGATCAACTTCCAGCGCACGATCCGCCGCCAGAACGAGGAGACACTCTGGAACGGCCACCGGCGCAACCAGAGCCTGTTCGAGGCCGTTTTTGCGGGCGATTTGACGGAACTTCGGGAGATGTCGCACGGCGCCGGCCTTGAAATAAAGCCGTACGGTGTCGGGGGCTGGCGCTACGTGCCGGCGCAGGACCGCCCGACCCGGTACAGCGGGGATTTTGGGGTCGATCTCACCTACAGCATCACGCCGAGCCTGCGCGGGGCGTTGTCGATCAACACCGATTTCGCGGAGGTGGAGGTGGACCAGCGCCGCGTCAACCTGACGCGTTTTCCGCTTGTTTTTCCAGAGAAGCGGGACTTCTTCCTCGAAGGATCGAACCTGTTTGAATTCGCGCCGCGCAACGCCGCCAACCTCTTTTTCAGCCGACGTATCGGCCTCGACGGCGGTCAGCAGATACCCATCGTCGCTGGCGCGCGCGTAGCTGGTCAGCAGGGACGGTTCGATATAGGCGTGCTGCAGGTCCGCACCGCCCGGGCCGACGCGCTTCCCGCGGAAGATTTCTCCGTCGCCCGCGTGAAACGAAACTTCGGGGAGCAGTCGAGCCTCGGCGTGATGGCTACGCGTCGCGCCTCCGACCGCTTCGAGGGCGCCGCGTTTGCGCCCGACCGCTATTCCCTCGGGGCCGACCTCGAGCTCACCACCCGGCGGTTTCTGGGGCTGGATAAAAACTTCAACTTCCAGGCCTTCTGGGCCTGGCATAACGACAATGTCTTTGCGGACACCTCCAGCGGCCTGGATCGCAGCGTCCGTGGCCTCCGGTTCCGCTACGCCAACGATCCGGTCGTCTTCCAGACGTCCTTCCGGCAGTTCGGCTCCGTCTACAATCCGGCTGTAGGATTCGTGACACGGAATAACTTCAAGCGGCTCGAACCCCAGGTCGAATACCAGCCACTGATGCGGCGGAGCGCCGCGATCCGCAACCTGCGTTTCCAGGTGGCCTACGAAACCATCTGGAGCCTTCAGAATGCCGTTTTGACACGCGGGCTCAGCGCCGAGGTGTTCGGGATGGAGTTGGAGAGCGGGGATGAATTCGCGCTGACGTACGAGCGCGCGCGCGAGGTGTTGGAGCGCGATTTTACGATCTACCAGGACCTGACAATTGTGGCCGAGACCTACGATTTCCAGACGATCGGCTTCCAGGTCGAGTCCGCCAGCCGGCGAGACGTGTCCGTGGCAGGTGGGGCGTCCTACGGATCGTTCTGGACGGGCACCCGCGGCTCCGTCGCCGGCGCGCTGACCGTCCGCCCCCGCGCCGGCATGAGCACGACCCTGTCGTGGGAGCACAACGACGTCGACCTGGACGAGGGCGCGTTTATCACCAACCTCTACGAGTTCACCCTCGGCTGGCAGTTCAGTCCCTGGACCTCCCTCACGGCCATCACGCAGTACGACGACGTCTCCGAGCGCCTCACTCTCTTCACCCGCTTCCGCTGGACGATTCGCCCCGGGAACGACCTGTTCTTCCTCTTCACCCGGAACTGGGAAAACGAGTTCGTCCAGACGCCAAACGCCAACCGGTTCATGCTCCGGGCATTCGAGACCGGCGCTGCGTTTAAAGTGAACTACACGCATCGGTTGTAA
- a CDS encoding prepilin peptidase, protein MLITLVLLAAALLDARTRRIPNLLTGAVAVLGMAMAATGGPEVLGARILAGLAAAGCLGALRGLGQVLFGQPGMGLGDVKLAGSVGLLAGWSALWGLYLGLLLGGFLALIGLLLGVLQRDSRIPFAPFFAAGALAGATILPPAFWL, encoded by the coding sequence ATGTTAATCACGCTCGTCCTACTCGCCGCCGCCCTCCTCGATGCCCGCACCCGGCGCATCCCCAACCTGCTGACGGGCGCTGTAGCCGTCCTGGGTATGGCGATGGCGGCGACGGGGGGCCCTGAGGTGTTGGGCGCGCGGATCCTGGCCGGCCTCGCGGCTGCCGGATGTCTGGGCGCGCTGCGGGGTCTCGGGCAGGTCCTGTTCGGACAGCCGGGTATGGGGTTGGGGGATGTCAAACTGGCCGGCTCCGTGGGGCTTCTCGCCGGATGGTCGGCCCTCTGGGGGCTTTACCTCGGGCTCCTCCTGGGGGGATTCCTGGCGCTGATCGGGCTTCTGTTGGGTGTCCTCCAGCGGGATTCCCGCATCCCGTTTGCCCCGTTTTTTGCCGCCGGCGCGCTGGCCGGCGCCACAATCTTACCGCCGGCTTTCTGGTTATGA
- a CDS encoding prepilin-type N-terminal cleavage/methylation domain-containing protein, with protein MSHPSGSPIGVGDDEKLDDAGFSLTELMVVVVIVGILAMLAIPRFLNVTTEAKMTEAKMMLRQVQTLQQAFRYGNDTFTADLAAIGFEQIALQPDGGTARYRIAIEQADAAGFVATATSVVDFDQDGIFNVWAATAAGEIRQRTPD; from the coding sequence ATGAGTCATCCCTCTGGATCCCCGATTGGGGTCGGGGATGACGAGAAGTTGGACGACGCCGGCTTCTCCCTCACCGAACTCATGGTTGTTGTCGTCATCGTCGGTATCCTGGCGATGCTGGCCATACCCCGCTTCCTCAACGTCACCACCGAGGCCAAGATGACCGAGGCGAAGATGATGCTCCGCCAGGTGCAGACCCTCCAACAGGCCTTTCGGTACGGGAATGACACCTTTACCGCCGACCTCGCGGCGATCGGGTTTGAACAGATCGCCCTGCAGCCCGACGGCGGCACGGCACGCTACCGTATCGCCATCGAACAGGCCGACGCTGCCGGCTTTGTCGCTACCGCCACTTCGGTGGTGGATTTCGACCAGGACGGAATCTTCAACGTCTGGGCAGCCACCGCCGCCGGCGAAATCCGCCAGCGCACCCCGGACTGA